A single window of Colletotrichum higginsianum IMI 349063 chromosome 8, whole genome shotgun sequence DNA harbors:
- a CDS encoding 4-hydroxyacetophenone monooxygenase produces MGDHIETATQSARTEVPSKTDGTGGVATETPSKGGLDQQTLIDRTVDSLLTPPKSIYDDFPIKLVERYIDEPRELRVAVVGAGLSGVLAGILLPAKVPGIKLSVYEKNADVGGTWFENIYPGVRCDVPAHVYQSTFDPNTQWTEEFAQGAEIRNYWQGLARKYDVYKYLQLSQRVEGLDWDDSRSVWKITIRDLKTDAIWVEEADFVLTAIGRFNAWKLPDYPGIKDFKGTLRHASNWDPSFDPRDKKVAVIGNGASGIQLTSNLHKVVSHLDHYARNKTWITASFAGDETSIEPIPIPEDLRETFRKDPEAYLRYRKENEAKYFRHFTGWLKGSAENDEARDKFRKFMNDRLTKKPDLIDALIPDFSPHCRRLTPGPGYLEAITSDKTDYIQTRIRRITATGIETEDGRHREVDAIFCATGANVDMAPPFPITANGRNLAEVWRPDGPYTYFGSATPGFPNLLFVHGPNGSGRSGTVPHNVENQITYFARILRKAAREGIRTIQPTRKAADDFTEYSDAFFATTVLAENCSSWYNSGRAGSRIHGLWPGSATLATIVQREPRWEDFEYEYVGDSGNPFLWYFGKGCTKQELDPEADVTPYLKAGGADVKDVHESWWSVP; encoded by the exons ATGGGCGATCACATTGAGACGGCAACACAATCAGCAAGGACAGAAGTTCCAAGCAAGACGGATGGAACGGGCGGCGTTGCAACCGAGACGCCCTCGAAAGGCGGACTGGATCAGCAGACACTCATCGACCGAACCGTCGACTCCCTCCTCACACCGCCAAAGTCCATCTACGATGACTTCCCCATAAAGCTCGTTGAACGATACATCGACGAACCCAGAGAACTGAGGGTGGctgtcgtcggcgcgggGCTCTCTGGAGTCCTCGCTGGAATTCTCCTCCCGGCAAAAGTGCCCGGTATCAAGCTGTCGGTGTATGAGAAGAACGCCGATGTG GGCGGTACTTGGTTCGAAAATATCTACCCTGGCGTCCGCTGCGACGTACCGGCCCACGTCTACCAGTCTACCTTCGACCCGAACACGCAGTGGACGGAGGAGTTCGCCCAGGGCGCCGAGATCCGCAACTACTGGCAGGGTCTGGCGCGCAAGTACGACGTCTACAAGTATCTCCAGCTCTCGCAGCGCGTTGAAGGCCTAGACTGGGACGACTCGCGCTCCGTCTGGAAGATCACCATCCGCGACCTCAAGACGGACGCTATCtgggtcgaggaggccgactTCGTGCTCACGGCCATCGGCCGATTCAACGCCTGGAAGCTGCCGGACTACCCGGGCATCAAGGACTTCAAGGGCACCCTCCGACACGCCTCGAACTGGGACCCCAGCTTCGACCCGCGCGACAAGAAGGTGGCCGTCATCGGCAACGGCGCCAGCGGCATCCAGCTGACGTCGAACCTGCACAAGGTCGTCTCGCACCTGGACCACTACGCGCGCAACAAGACGTGGATCACGGCGTCcttcgccggcgacgagacaTCCATCGAGCCGATCCCCATCCCCGAAGACCTGCGCGAGACGTTCCGCAAGGACCCGGAGGCGTACCTCCGGTACCGCAAGGAGAACGAGGCCAAGTACTTCCGGCACTTCACGGGCTGGCTCAAGGGGTCGGCCGAGAACGACGAGGCGCGCGACAAGTTCCGCAAGTTCATGAACGACCGCCTCACCAAGAAGCCCGATCTCATCGACGCGCTCATCCCGGACTTCTCACCgcactgccgccgcctgaCGCCCGGGCCCGGGtacctcgaggccatcacGTCCGACAAGACGGACTACATTCAGACGCGGATCCGGCGCATCACGGCGACGGGCATCGAGACGGAGGACGGCCGGCAccgcgaggtcgacgccatcTTCTGCGCGACGGGCGCCAACGTCGACatggcgccgccgttccCCATCACCGCGAACGGCCGgaacctcgccgaggtcTGGCGGCCGGACGGACCGTACACCTACTTCGGCTCCGCGACGCCCGGGTTCCCGAACCTGCTCTTCGTCCACGGGCCCAACGGCAGCGGGCGCTCCGGCACAGTGCCGCACAATGTCGAGAACCAAATCACCTACTTCGCGCGGATCCTGCGCAAGGCGGCGCGCGAGGGCATCCGCACCATCCAGCCCACCCGCAAGGCGGCGGACGACTTCACCGAGTACTCGGACGCCTTCTTCGCGACGACGGTGCTGGCGGAGAACTGCAGCTCGTGGTACAACAGCGGCAGGGCCGGGTCGCGGATCCACGGCCTGTGGCCCGGCTcggcgacgctggcgacCATCGTGCAGCGGGAGCCGCGGTGGGAGGACTTTGAGTACGAGTACGTCGGGGACTCGGGGAACCCGTTCCTGTGGTACTTTGGCAAGGGGTGCACGAAGCAGGAGCTGGAtcccgaggccgacgtcaCGCCGTATCTGAAGGCCGGCGGTGCGGATGTGAAGGACGTGCATGAGAGCTGGTGGAGCGTTCCATAG
- a CDS encoding Acetyl-CoA hydrolase has protein sequence MASPVASAALRSRVHRPSMLKKLTRPQDLLQHFPNGTYLGWSGFTGVGYPKKMPTFLADHVEQNSLQGQLRYSLFVGASSGAETENRWAGLDMIERRSPHQVGKAISKGINEGRIHFHDRHLSQFPVDLVYGFYTKDRPNKNLDVVVVEATEIKPDGSIVPGASVGATPELIQMADKIIIEVNTALPSFDGLHDITMTDLPPRRKPYLITSVEDRIGSNSIPIDTEKVVGIIESDYQDQTAPNTPPDASSRAIAGHLIEYFEHEVKHGRLPKNLLPLQSGIGNIANAVVGGLKDSNFWNLKVWTEVIQDTFLDLFDSGHLDFATATSIRFSPEGFQRFYDNWDSYHNKLLLRNQQVSNSPEIIRRLGVIGMNTPVEVDIYAHANSTCVMGSRMLNGLGGSADFLRNAKYSIMHTPSTRPSKTDPHGVSCIVPMCSHVDSTEHDLSIIVTEQGLADVRGLSPRERARVIIKKCAHPIYQPILERYLDKAEFECLRKGMGHEPHLLFNSFDMHKALVEEGSMQKVTSF, from the coding sequence ATGGCGTCCcccgtcgcctcggccgccttgcGGTCTCGCGTTCATCGCCCATCGATGCTCAAGAAGCTCACCCGCCCCCAGGACCTCCTCCAGCACTTCCCCAACGGCACCTACCTCGGCTGGTCCGGTTTCACCGGTGTCGGCTACCCCAAGAAGATGCCTACTTTCCTCGCCGACCACGTCGAGCAGAACAGTCTCCAGGGCCAGCTGCGCTACAGCCTCTTCGTCGGTGCCTCTTCcggcgccgagacggagaacCGATGGGCCGGCCTCGACATGATCGAGCGCCGCAGCCCCCACCAGGTCGGCAAGGCCAtctccaagggcatcaaCGAGGGCCGCATCCACTTCCACGACAGGCATCTGTCCCAGTTccccgtcgacctcgtctaCGGCTTCTACACCAAGGACCGCCCTAACAAGAACTTGgacgttgtcgtcgtcgaggccacCGAGATCAAGCCCGACGGCAGCATCGTCCCCGGAGCCTCCGTCGGCGCCACCCCCGAGCTCATCCAGATGGCCGACAAGATCATCATCGAGGTCAACACGGCGCTGCCCAGCTTCGACGGTCTGCATGACATCACCATGACCGACctgccgccgcgccgcaAGCCCTACCTCATCACGAGCGTCGAGGACCGCATCGGCTCCAACTCCATCCCCATCGACACGGAAAAggtcgtcggcatcatcgaATCCGATTACCAAGATCAGACGGCCCCGAATACCCCCCCTGATGCTTCGTCGCGCGCCATTGCAGGCCACCTCATTGAGTACTTTGAGCACGAGGTCAAGCACGGCCGCCTGCCCAAGAACCTCCTGCCCCTGCAGTCCGGCATCGgcaacatcgccaacgccgtcgtcggtggtCTCAAGGACTCCAACTTCTGGAACCTCAAAGTCTGGACCGAGGTCATTCAGGACACTTTCCTTGACCTCTTCGACTCAGGCCACCTCGATTTCGCGACTGCCACCTCGATCCGCTTTTCTCCCGAGGGCTTCCAGCGCTTTTACGACAACTGGGACAGCTACCACAACAAACTCCTCCTCCGCAACCAACAGGTTTCCAACTCCCCCGAGATCATCCGCCGCCTCGGTGTCATTGGCATGAACACCCCTGTCGAGGTTGACATTTACGCACACGCCAACAGCACGTGCGTCATGGGTTCCCGGATGctcaacggcctcggcggtaGCGCCGATTTCCTCCGCAACGCCAAGTACAGCATCATGCACACTCCCTCAACTCGCCCTTCAAAGACAGACCCTCACGGAGTCAGCTGCATCGTTCCTATGTGCAGCCATGTCGATTCGACGGAGCACGATCTTTCGATCATCGTAACTGAACAGGGCCTCGCTGACGTTCGGGGCCTGAGCCCACGCGAACGAGCACGCGTAATTATTAAGAAGTGTGCTCATCCGATTTATCAACCGATTCTTGAGCGGTACCTAGATAAAGCTGAGTTTGAATGTCTGCGGAAGGGCATGGGACACGAGCCCCATTTGCTTTTCAATTCTTTTGATATGCACAAGGCCCTGGTCGAAGAGGGCAGTATGCAAAAGGTCACAAGCTTTTAG
- a CDS encoding Major facilitator superfamily transporter, which translates to MAEYVDASAGEVIPPKSERHPVRWHRSTFYNMTILGLCNLAAPGIWGAMNSLGAGGAASPKVVNAANALTFCLMVVSCYFSSVIVHYIGIKGALIFGTIGYAPFAAGLYTNNRYGIEWLMLLGAALCGISAGVFWMAEAAIAIAYPEPWNRGKALGYWLTYRLCGQILGGAINLGLNADNDQAGKVSYTVFIIFIAIQAAGPFVGLFLNKPDKVERQDGQKVSLAILENPWFEIKATTRNLFTPKFLLIILWIGQAVFAEAVFFTYLATWFSVRSRALGSFLSGIVAVISGNLLGHWLDRAKVSLKMRTRSTFWTLVVTQGAWWLWATILATRFRQTRPTHDWVSPGFGSAFAVYIFLTIGFQLNYLFLYFIVTNLAKGEEEVIRYAALLRGVESAWQAVSYGLTSLTIFGEVGAIYFNFALWAVAIGPAWLVLRHFGSGLKAHEEEVREVGAVVSSEDGESDTKQH; encoded by the exons ATGGCAGAGTACGTCGACGCCTCCGCGGGCGAAGTTATCCCCCCAAAGTCGGAGCGTCACCCAG TGCGATGGCACCGCTCGACCTTTTACAACATGACCATTCTCGGCCTGTGCAATCTCGCGGCGCCGGGCATCTGGGGAGCCATGAACTCGctcggcgcaggcggcgccgcctcgcccaaggtcgtcaacgccgccaacgccttGACCTTCTGCCTCATGGTCGTCTCGTGCTACTTCTcctccgtcatcgtccaCTACATCGGCATCAAGGGCGCCTTGATCTTCGGAAC CATCGGTTACGcccccttcgccgccggcctctACACCAATAACCGCTACGGCATCGAGTGGCTCatgctcctcggcgccgccctctgcggcatctcggccggcgtcttctggatggccgaggccgccatcgccatcgcctaCCCGGAGCCCTGGAACCGCGGCAAGGCGCTCGGCTACTGGCTGACCTACCGCCTCTGCGGCCagatcctcggcggcgccatcaacctcggcctcaacgccgacaacgaccaggccggcaaggtcTCGTACACcgtcttcatcatcttcatcgccatcCAGGCCGCGGGGCCCTTTGTCGGCCTGTTCCTCAACAAGCCGGACAAGGTCGAGCGGCAGGACGGGCAGAAGGTCAGCCTGGCCATCCTCGAGAACCCGTGGTTCGAGAtcaaggcgacgacgagaaacCTGTTCACGCCCAAGTTCCTGCTCATTATCCTGTGGATCGGCCAGGCTgtcttcgccgaggccgtcttcttcacctACCTTGCCA CTTGGTTCTCCGTCCGGTCTAGAGCTCTCGGCTCGTTCCTGTCCGGCATCGTGGCCGTGATCTCCGGCAACCTCCTCGGT CACTGGCTCGACCGCGCCAAAGTCTCGCTCAAGATGCGCACTCGGTCAACCTTCTGGaccctcgtcgtcacccAGGGCGCCTGGTGGCTCTGGGCCACCATCCTCGCCACGCGCTTCCGCCAGACGCGCCCGACGCACGACTGGGTCAGCCCGGGCTTCGGCTCCGCCTTTGCCGTCTACATCTTCCTCACTATCGGCTTCCAGCTGAACTATCTCTTCCT GTACTTCATCGTCACGAATCTGgccaagggcgaggaggaggtcatCCGTTATGCAGCACTcctccgcggcgtcgagtCGGCGTGGCAGGCCGTCAGCTACGGCCTCACTTCCCTCACAATCTTTGGCGAGGTGGGCGCCATCTACTTCAATTTTGCGCTGTgggccgtcgccatcgggCCTGCGTGGCTCGTCCTGCGGCACTTCGGCTCCGGACTGAAAGCGCacgaggaggaggtccgcgaggtcggcgccgttgtGTCGAGTGAGGACGGCGAGTCGGATACCAAGCAGCACTAG
- a CDS encoding Dibenzothiophene desulfurization enzyme A, with protein MTDTTGSKPKKSLVLNAFVEMCSGHQSPGLWRHPDDQSWRFNEITHWVELAKLLEEAKFHGIFIADVLGGYDVYSQSLDPAKISGAQWPVNEPLAPIAAMAAVTKSIGFGVTVSTTYEQPYHLARRLSTVDHLSGGRYLDSAAKNMGLAQQPQPFDDNAWSLTTTKHDDRYAQAEEYIKVMYKLFESSWRDDAVKLDRKSGVYTQPELVRKIDHNGRFFTVPGPHIVQPSPQRTPLLLQAGTSKAGKQFAAQHAEAIFVSAHAPAVCAKNIAEIRQLARAEYGRDGNDIKVLALVTPILGATEEEAQAKLADYRQYASHEGALALFGGWTGIDLSKYGDDEELRQVESNAVKSTVEGYARFSPGTAKWTKHTIAEHVSIGGNGPIFVGTAAQVADGLEAWIEEADVDGFNFAYALFPQSFKDIIDLLLPELRRRGLFWDDYAVPGGTYRENFYRKKGQTGPLDEHVAASYRWKAGVPAEEAKIPE; from the exons ATGACCGACACGACAGGAAGCAAGCCAAAGAAGAGTCTCGTGCTCAATGCCTTTGTGGAGATGT GCAGCGGGCACCAGTCCCCTGGACTCTGGAGGCACCCCGACGACCAGTCGTGGCGCTTCAACGAGATCACTCACTGGGTCGAGCTCGCGaagctgctcgaggaggcAAAGTTCCACGGCATCTTCATCGCCGACGTTCTCG GTGGTTACGACGTGTACTCGCAGTCTCTCGACCCTGCAAAGATCTCTGGTGCTCAATGGCCCGTCAACGAGCCGCTGGCACCCATCGCCGCTATGGCAGCCGTGACGAAGAgcatcggcttcggcgtGACCGTCTCCACGACGTACGAGCAGCCGTATCACTTGGCTAGACGGCTGTCCACAGTAGACCACCTCAGTGGTGGCCG CTACCTCGATTCGGCGGCGAAGAACATGGGCCTCGCCCAGCAGCCCCAG CCATTCGACGATAACGCCTGGTCGCTGACAACCACAAAGCACGACGATAGATACGCACAGGCCGAGGAGTACATCAAGGTTATGTACAAGCTCTTCGAGTCCTCGTGgcgcgacgatgccgtcaagCTCGACCGCAAGTCGGGCGTCTACACCCAGCCCGAGCTGGTGCGCAAGATCGACCACAACGGGCGCTTCTTCACCGTCCCTGGCCCGCACATCGTGCAACCCAGCCCGCAGCGCACGCCGCTGCTCCTGCAGGCCGGCACATCCAAGGCGGGAAAGCAGTTCGCGGCGCAGcacgccgaggccatctTCGTGTCGGCACACGCGCCCGCCGTGTGTGCCAAGAACATCGCCGAGATCCGTCAGCTCGCGCGCGCGGAGTACGGGCGCGACGGCAACGACATCAAGGTGCTCGCGCTCGTGACGCCGATCCTGGGcgcgacggaggaggaggcgcagGCGAAGCTGGCGGACTACCGGCAGTACGCGTCGCACGAGGGTGCGCTGGCGCTGTTTGGCGGGTGGACGGGCATCGACCTGAGCAAGtacggtgacgacgaggagctgagGCAGGTGGAGAGCAACGCGGTCAAGTCAACTGTCGAGGGATACGCGCGATTCTCGCCGGGCACGGCCAAGTGGACGAAGCACACGATCGCCGAGCACGTCagcatcggcggcaacggACCCATCTTCGTCGGTACGGCGGCGCAGGTGGCCGACGGGCTTGAGGCGTggatcgaggaggccgacgtcgacggcttCAACTTT GCGTACGCCCTCTTCCCGCAATCGTTCAAGGACATCATCGACCTGCTGCTTCCGGagctgcgccgccgcgggcTGTTCTGGGACGACTACGCCGTGCCCGGCGGCACATACAGGGAGAACTTCTACCGCAAGAAGGGACAGACGGGGCCGTTGGACGAGCACGTGGCGGCGTCGTACCGGTGGAAAGCGGGTGTTCCGGCAGAGGAGGCCAAGATTCCGGAATAA